The Streptomyces avermitilis MA-4680 = NBRC 14893 genome contains a region encoding:
- a CDS encoding carbohydrate kinase family protein gives MRIAVTGSIATDHLMTFPGRFADQLVADQLHTVSLSFLVDNLDVRRGGVGANIAFGMGQLGTSPILVGAAGSDFQEYRAWLDRHGVDTASVRISEVLHTARFVCTTDADHNQIGSFYTGAMSEARLIELKSVADRVGGLDLVLIGADDPEAMLRHTEECRSRSIPFAADFSQQIARMNGDEIRILLDGATYLFSNEYEKGLIESKTGWSDEEILSKVGHRVTTLGAQGVRIERAGQDPIEVGCPEEERKADPTGVGDAFRAGFLSALAWGVSLERAAQVGCMLATLVIETVGTQEYQLRRAHFMDRFTKAYGDDAAVEVRRHLA, from the coding sequence GTGCGTATCGCAGTCACCGGCTCCATCGCCACCGACCACCTCATGACCTTCCCCGGCCGTTTCGCCGACCAGCTCGTCGCGGACCAGCTGCACACGGTCTCCCTCTCCTTCCTGGTCGACAATCTCGACGTACGCCGGGGTGGCGTCGGCGCGAACATCGCCTTCGGCATGGGGCAGCTCGGTACGTCGCCGATCCTGGTCGGCGCGGCGGGCTCGGACTTCCAGGAGTACCGCGCCTGGCTGGACCGGCACGGCGTCGACACGGCCTCCGTGCGCATCTCCGAGGTGCTGCACACCGCCCGCTTCGTGTGCACCACGGACGCCGACCACAACCAGATCGGCTCCTTCTACACGGGCGCGATGAGCGAGGCCCGGCTGATCGAGCTCAAGTCGGTCGCCGACCGCGTGGGCGGGCTCGACCTGGTCCTGATCGGCGCGGACGACCCGGAGGCGATGCTGCGCCACACGGAGGAGTGCCGGTCCCGCTCGATCCCCTTCGCGGCCGACTTCTCGCAGCAGATCGCCCGTATGAACGGCGACGAGATCCGGATACTGCTGGACGGGGCGACCTACCTCTTCTCCAACGAGTACGAGAAGGGGCTCATCGAGTCCAAGACCGGCTGGAGCGACGAGGAGATCCTGTCGAAGGTCGGCCACCGCGTGACCACCCTCGGCGCGCAGGGCGTGCGCATCGAGCGGGCCGGCCAGGACCCGATCGAGGTGGGCTGCCCCGAGGAGGAGCGCAAGGCGGACCCGACCGGCGTCGGCGACGCGTTCCGCGCGGGTTTCCTGTCCGCCCTCGCCTGGGGCGTCTCCCTCGAGCGCGCCGCCCAGGTGGGCTGCATGCTCGCCACGCTGGTCATCGAGACGGTCGGCACCCAGGAGTACCAGCTGCGCCGCGCCCACTTCATGGACCGCTTCACCAAGGCGTACGGCGACGACGCGGCCGTAGAGGTCCGCCGGCACCTCGCCTGA
- a CDS encoding cysteine desulfurase/sulfurtransferase TusA family protein, with protein sequence MSYFDAASAAPLHPVARQALQASLDEGWADPARLYREGRRARLLLDAAREAAAEAVGCRPDELVFNSSGTRAVHSGVAGALAGRRRVGRHLIVSAVEHSSVLHSAEVFETEGGTVTRVAVDRTGTVAPASYAEALRPDTALACLQSANHEVGTEQPVAAVADVCRAAGVPLLVDAAQSLGWGRVAGDWSLLTASAHKWGGPSGVGLLVVRKGVRFAPQGPTDERESGRAAGFENLPAIVAAAASLRAVRAEAAEEAVRLRELTDRIRVRVPELVGDVEVVGDPVRRLPGIVTFSCLYVDGETLLHELDRAGFSVSSGSSCTSSTLTPSHVLRAMGVLSEGNVRVSLPLGTPAEDVDRFLEVLPGTVSAVRDKLGAPVSAPATAVRAESLVVDSLGKRCPIPVIELAKVIGDVPVGGTVRVLSDDEAARLDIPAWCEMRGQEYVGEEPADHGSAYVVRRLS encoded by the coding sequence GTGTCCTACTTCGACGCCGCGTCCGCCGCTCCCCTCCACCCCGTCGCCCGGCAGGCCCTTCAGGCCTCGCTCGACGAGGGGTGGGCCGACCCCGCACGCCTCTACCGCGAGGGGCGACGGGCCCGGCTGCTGCTCGACGCGGCCCGCGAGGCGGCCGCCGAGGCGGTGGGCTGCCGGCCGGACGAGCTGGTCTTCAACTCGTCCGGCACGCGTGCGGTGCACTCCGGGGTAGCGGGCGCGCTGGCGGGCCGGCGGCGTGTCGGACGCCACCTGATCGTGTCAGCGGTCGAACACTCTTCGGTACTCCATTCGGCGGAGGTGTTCGAGACGGAGGGCGGGACGGTGACCCGGGTCGCGGTGGACCGTACGGGCACGGTCGCGCCGGCCTCGTACGCCGAAGCTCTGCGCCCGGACACCGCGCTGGCCTGTCTCCAGTCGGCGAACCACGAGGTGGGCACGGAGCAGCCGGTGGCCGCGGTGGCCGACGTGTGCCGGGCGGCGGGGGTGCCGCTGCTGGTGGACGCGGCGCAGTCGCTGGGCTGGGGCCGGGTGGCGGGTGACTGGTCGCTGCTGACGGCGAGCGCCCACAAGTGGGGCGGCCCGTCGGGCGTCGGGCTTCTCGTGGTGCGTAAAGGTGTGCGATTCGCGCCCCAAGGGCCCACGGACGAGCGGGAGTCGGGGCGGGCGGCGGGGTTCGAGAACCTCCCGGCGATCGTGGCCGCCGCGGCGTCGCTGCGGGCGGTGCGCGCCGAGGCGGCGGAAGAGGCGGTACGGCTGCGGGAGCTGACGGACCGGATCCGGGTACGGGTGCCCGAGCTGGTCGGGGACGTGGAGGTGGTCGGCGACCCGGTCCGCCGGCTGCCCGGCATCGTCACCTTCTCGTGTCTCTATGTCGACGGGGAGACCCTGCTGCACGAGCTGGACCGGGCCGGTTTCTCCGTCTCGTCCGGCTCGTCCTGTACGAGCAGCACCCTGACGCCGAGCCATGTGCTGAGGGCGATGGGGGTGCTGAGCGAGGGCAATGTGCGGGTGTCGCTGCCGCTCGGCACGCCGGCGGAGGATGTCGACCGCTTCCTGGAGGTGCTTCCCGGCACGGTGTCGGCGGTCCGCGACAAGCTGGGCGCGCCGGTGTCGGCGCCCGCGACGGCCGTACGGGCGGAGTCCCTCGTCGTGGACTCCCTGGGCAAGCGGTGCCCGATCCCGGTCATCGAGCTGGCCAAGGTCATCGGGGACGTGCCCGTCGGCGGCACGGTCCGCGTCCTGTCGGACGACGAGGCGGCCCGCCTGGACATTCCCGCGTGGTGCGAGATGCGCGGGCAGGAGTACGTCGGGGAGGAGCCGGCGGACCACGGCTCGGCCTATGTGGTCCGCCGGTTGTCCTAG